Within Lolium rigidum isolate FL_2022 chromosome 5, APGP_CSIRO_Lrig_0.1, whole genome shotgun sequence, the genomic segment CTCCAAGTAGTACGTAGAACATGTTACGACGAGGAATACTCTGGATGAGGACAAGTTTGACTCTTCCAGATCAAATGATGCACTCCGTGATGCGCTCCGTACTGCTCAATTTGATCGAGTCAAACCCATCCGACGGCCCAGGCAACACCGTCCGTCGCGTCTGCTCATCTGATCCCGCCACCGCACCAGAAACCATTACTTTGCTGACAGCTTCGTTCCCACTTCCGTCCCCCAACTGCCAATCTCTCTTCGCATTTCGCAGCTCATTCCAATCCCACCACCATTCCCCTCGCGCGTCGCCATGGGCATCAAGCTCCTGCGCCTCGCGGCGACGCTCCTCTCCCCGGGAACCGCCACCACGGCCTccgccgccgacgcgcagagCGCGGTCCTGCGCGCGACGCAGCACCACCCGTCCACGGCCCCACCCTACGCGCACCACCTGGACGCGCTCCTCGCCTTCGGCCGCGGCTCGCGGCTCTCCGCGGCCGCGCTCGCCACCGCGCTCACGGACCGCCTCCGCGCCGCGTCCACCGGCCACGGCGACGCCGCCGTGGCCCTCAAGTGCCTCGTCCTGCTCCGGATCCTGCTCGCCCGCGGCGCCTTCATCCTCCGCGACCAGCTCCTGGTCGCGCTCGCCCGCCACCCGGCGTCCGGCCGCAACCCGCTCGCGCTCGCGTCCTTCCCGCTGGCGCGCTCCTTCGCCGCCTCCTCCTGGGTCCGCTTCTCCGCCCGGCTCCTcgaggtcctcctcctcctgcccgaCGCCTcccgcgacggcgacgccgagTACCTCGCCGCGCTGCCCAACCCGCGCCTCATCTCCGAGCTGGCCGCCTTCgcgtccgtcgccgccgccgtccgccaggCCCCGCCCCCGTCCTGCGCGCCGCTGCGCAACACGCTCATCTGGGAAGCCGTCCATCTCGCCGAGGAGGACCGGGTCGCCGCGGAGCGCAACATCGCCGCGAGGGTCCGCGAGATGGGCGAGCGGCTGGACACGCTCGGCCTCGCCGACGCGGCTGAGCTGGTGTGCGTGCTGAGGCGCGTGGAGGAGGGCGCAGCGTCGCCGGCGGAGTGGAAGTGGGCGGGACTGGACGAGGCCGTCGTGGCCGACGCGGCGCGGCTGCGCGAGCGCGCGGAGGAGGTGCTGCTGCGCAGGACGGAGCAGGACAGCCGGCTTGTGCGGAGGGACCGCGCGGCGG encodes:
- the LOC124657076 gene encoding putative clathrin assembly protein At4g40080 encodes the protein MGIKLLRLAATLLSPGTATTASAADAQSAVLRATQHHPSTAPPYAHHLDALLAFGRGSRLSAAALATALTDRLRAASTGHGDAAVALKCLVLLRILLARGAFILRDQLLVALARHPASGRNPLALASFPLARSFAASSWVRFSARLLEVLLLLPDASRDGDAEYLAALPNPRLISELAAFASVAAAVRQAPPPSCAPLRNTLIWEAVHLAEEDRVAAERNIAARVREMGERLDTLGLADAAELVCVLRRVEEGAASPAEWKWAGLDEAVVADAARLRERAEEVLLRRTEQDSRLVRRDRAAASASARVVAPALGADVRFGSSRWAGNTVSSWR